The genomic interval AGCATGGCGATGACCGGCCGCGTGTCGACAATGGATTTCCAGCCGCCGCTTGCCTTGGCCGCCTGCTTGCGGGCCGGCGACTTCTCTTCCTTGATCAGCAGGGCGGTGGCGAGAAAGGCAAGGAAGATCATAGCGCCGGCGGCAAGAAACGTGCCGCGGATGCCAATGATCGGCGGCAGCACCCCACCGATCAGCGGCCCGACGAGGTTGCCGGCCATGATGCCGGAAGACAAGACGCCGAGCGCCCAGGCCGAGCGGTCCTTCGGCGTCTGCGTCGCCACCAGCACCATCGAGCCGGAGGAGTAGCCGCCGGCGAGCCCGACGAAGAGGCGCAGCGCTACCAGCTGCCAGACATTGCCGGCCATGCCCATCAGCGCGATCGCCACCGTCATGCCGAGGCTGGCGCGCACCAGCATCAGCTTGCGGCCGTAAATATCGCCGAGCCGCCCCCAGAGCGGCGCGACGAGAGCGGCGGCAAGGAAGGTGGCGCCATAGGCAATGCCCGACCATTGCACGATGGCCGCATGCTCGCTCACGCCGAGCTCCTCGACATAGAGCGGCAGGAAGGGCAGCAGCAGCGTCATCGCCACGATGGTGGTGAAGGAGCCGATCAGCGAAATGGCAAGGTTGCGCTTCCAGTAGATCGAGCCCGGCCTAACAGCGGCCTCCCATTGCGTGTCCATCATTCCTTGCATCGATCCCTGCGTAGTTGCGCCGCAATCTGGATCATCTCGGCTGAAAGAGCTAGAAGATAAACTGATTGCAAGTTGAAATCGGCAAAACGGAGGACCTGCCATGAACGCAATGGCCCCATCCCGGGAGCAGACCGTCCGCGACCTCTACGCCGCCTATCTCGAGGATCGCAAGGATGTCGCCGGCGCCATGCTGACCGAGGATTTCACCTTCTCCAGTCCGCGCGACGACCACATCGATCGGGCGGCTTATTTCGAGCGCTGCTGGCCGAAGGAGCCGGTCTTCCGCGCGATCCACATCGAATTTCTGGCGGTCGTCGGCGACGAGGTGGCGGTTCGCTATCGCGCCGAAAAAAGGGATGGCGCAAGCTTCGGCAACATGGAGAGCCTGTGTTTCCGCGGCGACCGGATTGCTGCGGTGGAGGTCTATTTCGGCCGGAATCTCTGACCCGCCGAAACGGCTTTGAGCTAGAAGAACCGTATCGTCGAGGTCGTGATGATGACCAACGAGACAGCCGCCATCAGCGCCCGCACCGGCAGCCGCTTGACGAGGATGGCGCCGAAAGGGGCGCCGACGACGCCGCCGATGATGAGCCCGATCGCCGAATTGAGTTCCGACCAGCCGAGCGTCACCATGAAGGTGATCGAAACCGTCAGCGTCACGGCGAATTCGGTGAAATTGGTCGAGCCGATCACGCGCTTGAGATCATGGCCGCGGCCGACCAGCGTGCTGGTGACGACAGCACCCCATCCGCCGCCGCCGATCGCATCGAGCAGGCCGCCGCAAAAGCCGACGGGCGGCACGGCCCAGTCGCGCACCTCGCGCCTGGCCTGCGGCCGGAAGGCTTTGTAGAGGATCAGCAGGCCGATCACGATCAGATAGCCTGATACGAAGGGCTCGATCACCTTGCCGTCGATATTGGCAAGTAGGTAGGCGCCGATCGCACCGCCGATCATGCCGGCCGGGGCGAGCCGCGCCACCAGCCGCCAGTCGACATTGCGGTGATAGGCATGCGACAGGCCTGACGCCGCCGTCGTGAACATCTCCGTCACATGCGTCATGGCGCTGGCATTGGCTGCCGGCACCCCGAAGGCCAGCAGGCTCGTCGTCGACAGCACGCCGAAGGCCATGCCGAGCGCGCCGTCGACGATCTGCGCGCAGAAGCCCACGGCGATGAAAAAGAAGATATCCGATGTCATGCAGTCCCCTCAGGCGAACGGTAGCATCAGGATCGGCGATGCGGATTTTTTCGTCTCAGGCGGAAAAACCGCGCTGTTTCAGGCGGACGATCTTGAAAAAACCATTCGGAAAGACCGGCAGAATATCCGTCGCCGCAAAATCGCCGCGACGCTCCGCCCAGGCGACGATGCGGTGGATGCGGAAGGCGGACGACCAGCCAATGTGTCGCATCAGCGGCGCAACCGCCGCCTCGATCGCGCCCTGCAACCCGGCGCCGTCGCCGAGCTTGCTGGCCAGGATGATCTCGCCGCCCGGCCGCAGCACCCGGGCGCATTCGTCCAGCGCCCGTTCGGGCTCGGGAATGAGCGTGATGACGAAGGGCAGGCAAACCACGTCGAAAGACTGGTCGGCAAAGGCCAGCGCATGCGCATCCATCACCTCGAGCGCCTGCACATGCTGCAGGTTTTCGCGCCGCACCTTTTCGCGCGCCCGTGCGATCATATGTTCGGAAATGTCGATGCCGGTCACCCGGCAGCGGCTGGGATAATGCGCGAGCGTCAGGCCGGTGCCGACCCCGATTTCCAGAATATCGGTGCCGGCTGCCGCGGCAAGCGCTGCCAGCTTGCGGTGGCCGTCGCGCAGAATGCCGCGATAAACGCGGTCGTAGACCGGCGCCCAGCGCTGATAGATTTTCTGCTGATCTTCCGCCCTATTGCGACGCTCCGACATGTCTATTCCTCCCTGCGCCTGACCTTCGAGAATCGGAAAAGATTTTCGAAAGGGATCATGCATTTATCGCAAACATAGAGCGCCTTGACGCCTCTCACAGAGGCGCGGCGCTCTAAAACCGAGACCTTCAACTCCTGAGGGTGGGTCCGGGTTCCGCCCGCGAAATGTGACCGAAGTCACAAGCCGCTGCGGTGGCGGCTATTTCGCTGGCGTTAACCCAAGCTTTTTCGCATCCATCGCGCTGCCGATCTCCAGGGTTTTCTCCTGCTTGTCATAGACGCAGATCTGGGCGACAAGACCCTTGGCGCCCTTCGGCTTTCCCGTCACCAGG from Rhizobium lentis carries:
- a CDS encoding sulfite exporter TauE/SafE family protein, with translation MTSDIFFFIAVGFCAQIVDGALGMAFGVLSTTSLLAFGVPAANASAMTHVTEMFTTAASGLSHAYHRNVDWRLVARLAPAGMIGGAIGAYLLANIDGKVIEPFVSGYLIVIGLLILYKAFRPQARREVRDWAVPPVGFCGGLLDAIGGGGWGAVVTSTLVGRGHDLKRVIGSTNFTEFAVTLTVSITFMVTLGWSELNSAIGLIIGGVVGAPFGAILVKRLPVRALMAAVSLVIITTSTIRFF
- a CDS encoding class I SAM-dependent methyltransferase; its protein translation is MSERRNRAEDQQKIYQRWAPVYDRVYRGILRDGHRKLAALAAAAGTDILEIGVGTGLTLAHYPSRCRVTGIDISEHMIARAREKVRRENLQHVQALEVMDAHALAFADQSFDVVCLPFVITLIPEPERALDECARVLRPGGEIILASKLGDGAGLQGAIEAAVAPLMRHIGWSSAFRIHRIVAWAERRGDFAATDILPVFPNGFFKIVRLKQRGFSA
- a CDS encoding nuclear transport factor 2 family protein — its product is MNAMAPSREQTVRDLYAAYLEDRKDVAGAMLTEDFTFSSPRDDHIDRAAYFERCWPKEPVFRAIHIEFLAVVGDEVAVRYRAEKRDGASFGNMESLCFRGDRIAAVEVYFGRNL
- a CDS encoding MFS transporter, producing MMDTQWEAAVRPGSIYWKRNLAISLIGSFTTIVAMTLLLPFLPLYVEELGVSEHAAIVQWSGIAYGATFLAAALVAPLWGRLGDIYGRKLMLVRASLGMTVAIALMGMAGNVWQLVALRLFVGLAGGYSSGSMVLVATQTPKDRSAWALGVLSSGIMAGNLVGPLIGGVLPPIIGIRGTFLAAGAMIFLAFLATALLIKEEKSPARKQAAKASGGWKSIVDTRPVIAMLATGMLLMFANMSIEPIITVYVAQIVPAVNEVTMISGLVMSAAALGSILSASWLGRLADRIGHWPVIAGALAVAGLLSIPQALVASSWQLIILRFLMGAALGGLLPCIAAVIRHSVPDSAAGGILGLSVSSQYVGQVAGPVLGGFVGGHIGMRAVFLGTSLLLLAGAAYAWMVRPRDAAGSHMRAARDQLDA